A genomic segment from Synchiropus splendidus isolate RoL2022-P1 chromosome 18, RoL_Sspl_1.0, whole genome shotgun sequence encodes:
- the ddost gene encoding dolichyl-diphosphooligosaccharide--protein glycosyltransferase 48 kDa subunit, which translates to MATLTADVRPALSGSLQSSQKRTRTMTPTPFRLFHKNVFVLLSLASMLHCAVADGKTLVLLDNLNIRDTHSIFFRSLADRGFDLTFKTADDPSLSLIKYGQFLYEHLIIFSPSVEDFGGNINVETITSFIDGGGNVLVAASSDIGDPLRELGSECGIEFDEEKTAVIDHHNYDVSDPGEHTLIVANPENLLKAPTIVGKHSTRPVLFKGVGMVADPENPLVLDILTGSSTSYSFFPDRPISQYPHAVGKNTLLIAGLQARNNARVVFSGSLDFFSDAFFNSAVQKAAPGSQRHEQTGNMELAEALSRWVFKEAGVLRVGAVTHHPVGETTPPAAYTITDLVEYSIVIEMLSEGRWVPFDGDDIQLEFVRIDPFVRTYLKKNGGKYSIQFKLPDVYGVFQFKVDYNRLGYTHLYSSTQVSVRPLQHTQYERFIPSAFPYYASVFSMMSGLFIFSIVFLHMKEKEKSD; encoded by the exons ATGGCGACGTTGACAGCAGACGTGCGGCCAGCTCTGTCCGGTTCTCTGCAGTCGTCGCAAAAAAGGACGAGAACAATGACCCCAACACCGTTTAGGTTGTTCCATAAAAACGTTTTTGTACTGCTGTCGCTAGCGTCTATGTTGCATTGCGCGGTGGCGGATGGAAAGACGTTGGTTCTGCTGGACAACCTGAACATCCGTGATACCCATTCAATCTTCTTCCGCAGTCTCGCTG ATCGCGGATTTGATCTCACTTTCAAGACTGCGGACGATCCTTCCTTGTCTCTCATCAAATATGGCCAGTTCCTTTATGAACACCTGATCATCTTTTCCCCATCAGTCGAGG ATTTTGGTGGAAACATCAATGTGGAGACCATTACATCTTTCATTGATGGCGGTGGAAACGTCTTGGTGGCCGCCAGCTCTGACATTG GTGACCCTCTGAGGGAATTGGGAAGCGAGTGTGGCATTGAGTTCGACGAGGAAAAAACGGCTGTCATCGATCATCACAACTATGATGTGTCTGATCCCGGAGAG CACACCCTTATCGTTGCCAACCCAGAGAACCTGCTGAAAGCTCCAACCATCGTGGGCAAGCACAGCACTCGACCAGTTTTGTTTAAAGGTGTTGG CATGGTGGCCGACCCCGAAAATCCTCTTGTCTTGGACATTCTTACTGGTTCTTCGACATCCTACTCTTTCTTCCCTGACAGACCAATCTCCCAG TATCCTCATGCCGTTGGAAAGAATACTCTGCTGATTGCGGGTCTACAGGCCAGAAACAACGCCAGAGTAGTTTTCAGTGGTTCCCTGGACTTCTTCAGTGACGCCTTCTTTAACTCTGCTGTGCAGAAGGCTGCTCCGGGATCTCAAAG acATGAGCAGACTGGAAACATGGAGCTGGCTGAAGCCTTGTCCCGCTGGGTTTTTAAGGAGGCTGGAGTTCTCAGAGTTGGAGCTGTGACCCACCACCCTGTTGGAGAGACCACACCCCCTGCAGCCTATACCATCACAGACCTTGTG GAATACAGCATTGTCATTGAGATGCTTTCTGAGGGCCGCTGGGTTCCATTCGATGGGGACGATATCCAGCTGGAGTTTGTCAGAATCGACCCCTTTGTCCGAACTTACCTGAAGAAAAATG GTGGTAAATACAGCATCCAGTTCAAGCTGCCCGATGTGTACGGAGTCTTCCAGTTCAAGGTGGACTACAACCGCCTGGGTTACACACACTTGTACTCTTCCACTCAG GTGTCGGTGCGTCCTCTCCAGCACACCCAGTATGAGCGCTTCATCCCCTCAGCCTTCCCCTATTACGCCAGCGTGTTCTCAATGATGTCGGGGCTCTTCATCTTCAGCATCGTCTTCTTGCAcatgaaagaaaaggaaaagtctGACTAG